One part of the Desulfonema ishimotonii genome encodes these proteins:
- a CDS encoding SUMF1/EgtB/PvdO family nonheme iron enzyme, producing the protein MFFYSMRYIYLIGSLTFYILMLLIAAFVSPGEVYSDSTKKILYKGRANKRSVANRTVNESLPFGKKYALLIGVQNFKISASNQLKALPQLNNDLDELEKILNNIGYKVDKLDVRAEKKPTRKEIIERIRSYKKSNYNIFLIYYTGHGIENYLCAYDYDPDPVLSLSSRALNVSYFFSAVEELSHVKQKILILDTCHSGSAIKGGDAEINFESLSKGGSFSLFTSCQSNEQSYVNEQENMSYFTQYLVKGLEGEADGSIDGKPDCFIELQELHKYVSSKVSEEVKKRGRTQNPNLTLCIKSGKPTLAKIKSDKCKEASDDAMSTDVSSEIKKLDDKIELLIDYIKNSKPKENNGDKDEIESLKKQLDNLRVEFEKIKQQKVFIENDKNTKHIESKIKQIKEVLVDIKTPEERDVYLGKHKGRDITMTFVEIPSGKIKIKGQSSTISKFWMGKYEVTQEQWLAVMGENPSAFKDCAECDRHPVENVSWNDVQVFLNRLNGADDDFRVPTGCESGKNVFQPSVRYRLPEEIEWMYAACGGKAITSTYYWGDDPDIGCQYANVGDEEARSKETIHKRLKIHNCNDGYAQTAPVDMFKSNSFGLHNMFGNVGEWVRDCESCLKEECMKHIIMGGSWMDGPMGTVLFKERPSTCSPIRGKSNVGFRILRATP; encoded by the coding sequence AATAGAACAGTAAACGAGTCCTTGCCTTTTGGGAAAAAATACGCTTTACTAATCGGAGTCCAAAATTTTAAAATATCTGCCAGCAATCAGTTAAAGGCTCTTCCTCAGTTAAATAATGATTTGGACGAACTTGAAAAAATTCTAAACAACATTGGTTATAAGGTTGATAAGCTTGATGTAAGAGCAGAAAAAAAGCCAACTCGCAAAGAAATTATAGAAAGAATTAGATCTTATAAAAAATCGAATTACAATATCTTTTTGATCTATTATACAGGACATGGTATAGAAAATTATCTTTGCGCTTATGATTACGACCCTGATCCTGTCTTATCTTTGTCTTCCAGAGCATTAAATGTATCATATTTTTTCAGTGCGGTCGAAGAATTATCCCATGTAAAACAAAAAATACTGATTTTAGATACCTGTCACAGCGGTTCTGCCATAAAAGGAGGAGACGCGGAGATTAATTTTGAATCTTTGTCGAAAGGAGGTAGCTTTTCTCTTTTTACTTCTTGTCAATCAAATGAGCAATCTTATGTGAATGAACAAGAAAATATGAGCTATTTCACCCAATATTTGGTAAAAGGTTTGGAAGGTGAAGCAGATGGGAGTATTGACGGAAAACCAGATTGTTTTATAGAATTACAGGAACTCCATAAATATGTTTCATCAAAAGTGTCTGAAGAAGTTAAAAAAAGGGGAAGGACTCAGAATCCAAACCTCACTCTGTGTATTAAAAGCGGGAAACCAACCCTCGCTAAAATAAAAAGTGATAAATGTAAAGAAGCGTCTGATGATGCTATGTCAACAGACGTTAGTTCAGAGATAAAAAAATTGGATGATAAAATTGAATTATTGATTGATTATATCAAAAATTCTAAGCCAAAAGAAAATAATGGTGATAAGGATGAAATAGAAAGTTTAAAAAAACAACTTGATAACTTACGAGTCGAATTTGAAAAAATAAAGCAGCAAAAAGTATTTATAGAAAATGATAAAAATACAAAGCACATAGAAAGTAAAATAAAGCAGATAAAGGAAGTGCTTGTAGACATAAAAACACCCGAAGAACGTGATGTGTATCTAGGCAAGCATAAGGGACGGGATATTACCATGACGTTTGTGGAGATACCCTCTGGTAAGATTAAAATTAAAGGACAGTCTTCTACTATATCAAAATTTTGGATGGGCAAATATGAAGTGACTCAGGAACAATGGCTGGCTGTAATGGGAGAAAATCCGTCGGCTTTCAAAGATTGTGCAGAATGTGATCGGCATCCTGTTGAAAATGTATCGTGGAATGATGTCCAAGTGTTTTTGAATCGTCTTAACGGAGCAGATGATGATTTCCGTGTCCCAACAGGTTGCGAAAGTGGAAAAAATGTCTTTCAACCTTCGGTCAGATATCGCTTACCTGAAGAAATTGAATGGATGTATGCAGCTTGTGGCGGTAAAGCGATAACAAGTACATATTATTGGGGGGATGATCCTGATATCGGATGTCAATATGCTAATGTTGGAGATGAGGAAGCACGTAGTAAAGAAACAATACACAAAAGACTAAAAATTCATAACTGCAACGATGGATACGCTCAGACAGCCCCGGTGGATATGTTTAAAAGTAATTCTTTCGGACTGCATAATATGTTTGGAAATGTGGGGGAGTGGGTCAGGGACTGTGAAAGTTGCCTGAAAGAAGAATGCATGAAACATATTATAATGGGCGGATCTTGGATGGATGGCCCGATGGGCACAGTTCTTTTTAAAGAAAGACCTTCAACATGCTCACCAATCAGAGGTAAATCAAATGTCGGATTTCGGATACTAAGGGCAACGCCATAG